A segment of the Terribacillus aidingensis genome:
CACTGCTGCTTCAATTTCCGGCAGCGCTGCCTCGACCGCGTCCGGCACTGTTCTATCTTCCTTGTTCATCAGCTGCAGTACTTCCTTAGTGGAAAGCTGATCTAGCTTCATCGTACTTTCGTTGCGCTTTTCTGTCGTCAGTTTATCTAGCATTGTTTCCCCTCACTTTTGCTCTGTTTGGAATGCTTGCTGAATTGCCTGCCGTGATTTTTCCAATGCCTCGATCGTATGATCATAATTTTGTCCCGCCACTGCTGTGTAAATGATATCCATCAAGTACATTTGCACGATCCGAGAGCTAGTAGCCGCACTGCGAATGCGAGCTTCTTTTGCCACTGTGAACAGCTGAATGTCTGCCAGCTCCTGCAGACGATTAGGACCTAACTTTGTCATCACAATTGTCGTCGCTCCTGCTTCCTTCGCCTGTTTTAAGACAGGTAGCAGCTGTTCTGTTTCTCCGGAGTAACTGATAGCAAAAGCAACATCTCCATACGTCAGATTCGCAGCTGAAGCCAGCTGCTGATGGGCATCACTGTAAGCCGTGCACCATTTGCCAATCCGGCCAAATTTCTGCTCACCATCCTGTGCGACAAGATAGGAAGCTCCAACTCCATAAAAATCAATCTTCCTTGCTCTGGAAATCATGGATACTGCTTGCTCGATTGCTGCCGCTTCATTTACCTGCATCGTTTGGCTAATCGATTGTGTATGCTTCACGGCAATCGCTTCAATTAAGTGTGCAACCGAATCATTCGGCTTGATTTCACCAAACACATTTTTGTTACCGCTTTCATTTTGCAAATCTCCCGCAATCTTCAGCTTCAGTTCTCGGTATCCTGTCACGCCGATTGATTTACAAAGACGGATAACGGCCGCCTCACTGGACCCGCTTTTCCCTGCCAGCTCCTGCACCGAAAGCTTTACCACTTCAGATGGATGAGCAAGTATGTAGTTGGCTGCATTCTTTTCAGAGGGCTTAATCGAAGGTAAGCTTTCTCGAAGCAGTGTTAAACCGCCCTTCACTGTCAGGATCACCTGCTTTCATTTTTAAAATTTTAATTCATATTTAGATTATATTACTAAAATAAAATTTCATGAAGTGTTTTGTGAGAATTATTTACATATTTTTTCCTGCACATGGTTATGGGAATAGATAATGTGGGTATCGAAAGTCGCTTACATAATTTAGAATTTTCAATCTTTAGAATCATAAATTTAAATCCAATAATTTAAATACAGTAACTTTTTCCTGTTTATAACAGCGTTCACTATTTGTCACCATACTTATAGTAATGTTAAATTTCCTCTGTATGGTTCGGTACATCGAATGACAGACGGTTGTAATCTCCTATGTCTGCGAAAAGGATCCCTTTAGATCAGGAGCTTTCAAATTATGCCTTTAAATAAGAAAGATTTAAATAAAGCAGTACGCTTTTCATTGCTTCTATACAGTACTTTAATAGGATTAGCCAGTACTATCTGTTTCATAACCGCTATCTTCTTCGTGATTCCAAAGGAAGATTTACCTTATTTAATTGAACCCCTCGTAATGATGGCTGTGTATCTTTATGGGACTTGCGCCATTGCATTATTTGTACGTTAAAATTTTTTCAGTATGAAGAAGATAAATAATAAGGAACAATAATTATCTTCAGTAGATTGTGTGGTTAGTATATAAATAGTTACATAATTTATGAAGTATAAATTACATGGTAATAAAGTGAAGTTTAAATCCTATAGTGTAAAAGACAATAAACTCATAACAAAAAACCCGCCTCCCGGCGAGTCTTTTCTATGCCAAATACGCTTCCGTAATCGTCGGATCCGCAAGCAGCGTCTGGCCTTTGCCGCTGCGCCAGATGCTGCCGGTTTGGAGGACGTAGCCGCGGTGGGCGACTTTGAGTGCTTGGAAGGCGTTTTGTTCGACGAGCAGGATGGTCATGCCATCGTCATTGAGTTCTTTGATAATATGGAATATCTGTTCAACGATGATTGGGGCTAAACCCATGGATGGTTCGTCGAGCATGAGCAGGTCAGGGTCCATCATCAGAGCCCGGCCGATGGCTAGCATTTGCTGCTCGCCGCCGCTCATCGTACCGCCGAGCTGATGAAGCCGTTCCTTTACTCGCGGGAAATAGCCGAATACTTTCTCCATCCTTTGTTCAATCAGCTTTTTATCTTTTACCCCGAATGCGCCAATCTGCAGATTTTCCTTCACCGTCAGCTTCGGGAAGATCCTTCTTCCTTCCGGGACATGTGCTACACCTAGCTTCGTCGTCTGGTGGGCTTTTCGGGAGGTGATATCTTGGCCCTTATACATGACAGAACCTTCCTTTACTGGCACGAGTCCGCTGATCGTTTTCAGAGTAGTAGATTTTCCGGCTCCGTTACTGCCGATCAGCGTAACGATTTCCCCTTCCTCTACCGTCAAGTCAATTTGCTTCAGTGCTTGGATTGCGCCGTAAAAAGCAGTCACT
Coding sequences within it:
- a CDS encoding ABC transporter ATP-binding protein, whose translation is MSYLELKQVTAFYGAIQALKQIDLTVEEGEIVTLIGSNGAGKSTTLKTISGLVPVKEGSVMYKGQDITSRKAHQTTKLGVAHVPEGRRIFPKLTVKENLQIGAFGVKDKKLIEQRMEKVFGYFPRVKERLHQLGGTMSGGEQQMLAIGRALMMDPDLLMLDEPSMGLAPIIVEQIFHIIKELNDDGMTILLVEQNAFQALKVAHRGYVLQTGSIWRSGKGQTLLADPTITEAYLA
- a CDS encoding MurR/RpiR family transcriptional regulator, with product MKGGLTLLRESLPSIKPSEKNAANYILAHPSEVVKLSVQELAGKSGSSEAAVIRLCKSIGVTGYRELKLKIAGDLQNESGNKNVFGEIKPNDSVAHLIEAIAVKHTQSISQTMQVNEAAAIEQAVSMISRARKIDFYGVGASYLVAQDGEQKFGRIGKWCTAYSDAHQQLASAANLTYGDVAFAISYSGETEQLLPVLKQAKEAGATTIVMTKLGPNRLQELADIQLFTVAKEARIRSAATSSRIVQMYLMDIIYTAVAGQNYDHTIEALEKSRQAIQQAFQTEQK